A stretch of DNA from Paenibacillus albus:
TGATCGGCTAAAGAGAAACCAAGCAGATTCGATACGGTCGGCATAATATCGGACTGCGCGCCGAGCTGCGGGAGCACTTGATGCGGCTCCTGGATACCCGGGCTTGAAATAATGAGCGGGATGTTAATCATATCCGTGATTCCATAATCACGACCGTAAATCTCGTGCATAAGCGCTTTATCATCGTTATCAAGCGAGTAGATCGGCAGTCCGAGATGGTCGCCGTAGATGACGAAGACGCTGTTATCCCACAGACCGCGCTTCTTCAAGTCATCAATAAACAAGCCCAGTGAATAATCGGCGTAGTTCTGCGCACGAATATAATCACCAACGAAAGTGCCATCATAACGATCAGGCAGCTCCAGCTTGTATTTGCCCTTTGGAATCGTGAAAGGGTGGTGCGAAGACATGGTTATGAGCTGTGAATAGAATGGTTTGCCAGACTTCTCCATGGTGCTGAACTGCTCCGCAGTCTTCTTATAAAGCACTTCGTCGGAAGGACCAAAGAATACCATATCGTCCGTGCCGAAGAAGGTTTGATCATAATATTTGCCCCAGCCTAACGCTTTGTACAGCTCTTTGCGATTCCAGAAATCAACGACATTCGTATGGAAGGTAGCTGTCTGGTAACCGTTCTCCTCGGCTAGGCGCGGCAAGCTTGGGAGCTTGCGGTCCGTGTAGACCATTGAAGCAGCACCGGTTGGCGGCGTGTAGAATGATGTATTCACGACGAATTCAGCATCGGATGTATTACCTTGACCGACTTGTTGATAGAAGTTAGGGAAGTACAGATGCTCATGCGCTAATTTGTTCATATTCGGCGTAATTTCATGACCGTCGATCTTTAGGTCGATCAGGAAGTTCTGGAATGCCTCCATTTGAACAATAATGAGGTTTTTGCCTGATGCGCTCTTCCAGTACTTCGGCGATTGCGGCTCGGTAATGCCTTTTTCTTGATCAATGGTTTGCTGGTTAATATCCGCCATCGGAATTTCAGGCATCTTCGCATCGGCGAAGATTGTGTAGAGCTCATAATTGAGAATGCCCATATCCTCGGCTTTTACCAATTCGTTCATGCTGGCACGGTTTGGCAGGATGTTGAACAAGCACAGCGCAAGCGAGCAAATGAACACAAGCGAAACGACAGCTTTGTTCAGTGGCACCTGGCTGAATTTCTTCCAATTCTGCAGCTTCGACTTCCGGAAGAGCAGGACAATAAAGACGATAATATCAAGGAAAATAAACAAATAATAAGGGTCCAGAAGCGAGAAGACGCTGCTCTTGACCGCTGTTACCTGATTCGCTTGCTCAAGTGCATGATACGTTACGATAATGCCAAAATATTTATAATACATGATGACCGCGAACAATATGGCAGTCACGAATAAATTGGCGGTTACATACAGGGCGAGCTTGCGTTTCGTTGCGAACCATTCAATTAAACAGAACAGGAGCCAGAAGAACGGGAGCTCTGTAATGAATAAAGTCCAGGATGGCCCGCCGTCGAAGATGACGAGGTAGGCTAGCATGCTTTTGACAACGAGAATGAGCGTGAAAAAAAGAAACGGCCTCATCTGCAGCAGCCGTTTAAGTTGCCTTATCGGCATGATGAAATCCTCCTATGAATTAATGTACATCGGTCCATAATAAACTCTCATCGTACATTATGCGCCTGTGCTAGATAGTTTGTCAAAATGGTAAATGCACACAAAGCGCGAGCTTAAGTGTATACTACTTATATCATATGAATTTTACATGAAGGGTAACGATTCTACTATGAATAGCATGCGGGCGATGGTCTCATCGCTTCGGTTACAGCTTGGACCAAGAGCTTGGCATAATTTCAGCTATGATGTAACCGCTTCCTTATTATTTAGCTTCTTCAACGTTGTCTTCAATCAATTCTATGTCCCGATGGCGATTCAGCAAGATGCATCGAATATCCAGGTCGGCCTCTTGTCTGCTGCACCGGCAATCGGGCTGCTGTTCTCGCCGATTTGGGCGGGCTTGATTGAACGTTCAAACTCTCCAAAGCCGTTTGTCGTCGTGCCGAACTTTATCGCCAGAGCGCTCATCCTGCTGCCTGCATTCTTCGGCGTGCCGCTAGTCTATGTATGTGCTGCGCTTATGTTCCATATGCTAATGGGCATTCAAGCACCTGCTTATGCCTCGCTTGTTGTACGGATGTATCCGCCTGAGCATCGAGGGAAGCTGATGGGGAATACGAGGGTTGCGATGGGATTAATTATGATCCCGACGGCATTCTTCATTGGAAAGTGGACGGATGTTTCCGGGCCTACCGGACCGCTGCTCTTCGCTTCCGTGACAGGTGTCATATCGATCCTTGTCTTCAATCAGGTCAAAGCCCGTAAGATTCCACCAGCAAGTGGGGGACAGGCTAAAAAAAGCGCATCGTTTCGCGAGCAGCTGCAGCTTATCAAGCAGAACCCGGAGATCGGCATATTCTTCCTTGCTTGTATGTTCAGCGGCTTCGGCAATTTGCTGGCGAATCCGCTCTATCAAATATTCCAAGTTAACCGGCTGGAGCTGACGAATACCGAGATCGGCTTCGCACGGATTGCATATTTCTCGTGTTTGCTCGTGTCCTATCTGATTGTGGGCAGCGTCATTGATAAACTGTCTGCCAAGCATACGGTCGTGTATGGCTTTGCTGCTTTCGCAACGGTTCCGCTGCTCTATGCATTCTTCGGCAATTATCCAGCGGTGCTTATCGGCAGCGGCATGCAAGGGATTGGCGATGCGATCTGGGACATCGGGTTCCTCTCCTACATGCTGCGCCTTGCTAAGGGGCGCGAAGTAATCGTATTCGGGCTGCATCTCATGCTATTCGGCATCCGCGGCACGATCGGGCCGCTGCTCAGCACGACGCTGTCGGGAGTCATTCCGATCGCTGATATTCTGTACGCGTCGGCGATTTTCGGTGTAGCGGGGGTACTGACTTTTGCGTTGTTCAGTCGGAAAGCGTCTGGGCGAATGCAGGAGGCGGAGCGGGTTTGACACGAGTGGGAGTAGGAGGGAACACTCTAACGAAACGTATAGGGTTTATTTGCCGCAAAATAGCGTTTTTAAAAATCTAACGAACCCCAGTAATCTTATGGCGTCCATTTCACTTAGAAATGGACGCTTTTTCGTGAAATAGCGACTGTGGAGTTCGTTACGATTGGGAAACGCCTGATTATGGCCGAATAACGATTCTGGTGTTCGTTAGGGCTCTGTACAAGAAGTCTCGACACGACAAAAAAACCTCCAGCCCCAAGAGGGGGGGAGGTTCCAGGTGGAGGTTCGCTTCGAGTCCAGTCGTTAAACAACCAACTCCCGCTTGCGGAAGAATGACTTCAGCGCGTTGTACACTTCGCCTTTCTCGCGGATGACGTAGTGCATGAAGTTCGGCAGGTTGATGTGCTTGTAGGCCGACATCAGCGTGCTGGAGCGATTGTATTGGTTGACCTCGCCGTAGCCGAACAGGTTCGCGCGCTTGAGCAGCTCGCCGATCAGCTTCACGCAGCGTTCGTTGTCGCTCGTCAGGTTGTCGCCATCGGAGAAGTGAAACGGATAGATGTTGTATATCGACGGAGGGAACCGGCTGTCGATAATATCAATCGCCTTAATGTACGCCGACGAGCAGATCGTTCCGCCGCTCTCGCCACGGGTGAAGAACTCCTCTTCGGTCACTTCCTTCGCCTCGGTGTGATGCGCGATGAATACAATTTCGACATTCTCGTATTGATGCCGCAGGAAGCGGGTCATCCAGAAGAAGAAGCTGCGCGCCACATACTTCTCGAAGGAGCCCATCGATCCGCTCGTGTCCATCATCGCCAGGATGACGGCATTGGACTGTGGCTTGATAATTTCCTCCCACGTCTTATACCGCAGATCATCTGGCGAGATGCCATGGATGCCAGGCGTGCCATGTGTCGCATTGCGCTTCAAATTCTCGAGAATTGTCCGTTTCTTATCGATGTTGGACATGATCCCTTTTTTCCGTATATCGTTAAAACGAATTTCTTTCGTCTCCAGCTGATCGCGATCCTTCTGCTTCAGGAACGGCAGCTCCAGCTCCTCGAAAAGCATCGATTCCAGCTCTGCTAGGCTGATCTCTGCCTCGACAATGTCGTCGCCCGGCTGATCGCCGGCATTCTCGCCTTTGCCGCCTTTCTGAGCGGAAGCGGGGTCGACGCCGAGCACGTCGCCGACTTGGCTGTCCCCATCGCCTTGGCCGACATGCTTATTTTTGTTGAAATTATAGACGAAGCGGTATTCATCGAGACTGCGAATCGGTACTTTAATGACATGCTTTCCGTCGGACATGACAATATTCTCTTCCGATACAAGATCGGGCAAGTTTTGTTTAATCGCCTCGCGAACCTTTTGTTGATGTCTAGCCTGATCCTGATGCCCTTTGCGATGAAGCGACCAGTCCTCACGCGACACGGTGAATAGTGTTCCATTCTTATCTGCCATGCCTTCAGCACCTCCTCATACCGTTTAAAGCTTGTTGTTATTCATTCTATTCAAGACTCGGACGGTTATGTGAAAGAAAAAGCGCGGAGGTTCTAGCAATCTGGTAATCTCGGCACTAAACTATGGCTCAATTCTCTCGATGACGACGCTTCCCCAAGGAGCTGCTTTCACATCGATGACGAGGTCACCTGAGCGCGCACGTTCCTCAAGCGATTGTCCTGTATTCTCCGCCACGTAATATTGCTCAAGTCCGTAATGGATTCGGATCGTCTGGTCAGTGGTATACTGGACTCGGCCTCTAAGCACGACTTCGCCAGACTTATGCGCTGGCTTGCTGCGATACACGCCTTGCATCTCATACAATCCGCCAGTGCCGGTTTCCTGCAAAAGCACATACACGTTATCGCCACGCTCTGCCTTCCGCCCCTCTGCTTTCCACTTTGACCAATCCGCATTGTTAATTTTGTAATTGAGCTGGACATAATCGCCGTAAAGCTGATCGCGTGGATCGACCGGAACGGTCTGAAGCCGGATTTCTTTGCCTACCCATAGCGCCGAGTAGTGATAGAGCACAATGCCGGTGAGGAAGAGCAGCTGCATCGCAACGAGCACAATAAGCCAGAAGCTCCCGCCACGCTTCAAACGGTTATTTGTCGTCATTGCGATGCTCCTCCTCTTCATGCAGCTCAGTCAAAAACTGTTTCTTTCGGCGATTCAAGAACCAGCTGAGCACAAGCAGAAGCACGCCGCCGATGATGAAGAAGATCGATTTGTCCATGAAATCCCAAGCCAGCTTGCCGTAAGCCGCCATCGTGCTCGTTAGGAACAGGATGGTGCCAAGGTTGATTTTGACCGCCCATTCCTCCGCATACCCCCGCCAGAGCAGGTAGAGGGAGAAGAGAAACAGCGTAATCAAGTAAGCGGCATCTGCGCCATGAGCGAGGTAGAAGAAGGGCAGTGCCAGAATCCAGTCGACTCCCGAGGATAGTCGGCCGCTGCGGTACTTGCCTGCAAGCGATAGCCCGCAGAGCAAAGCGAGTGTTAAGACGAACCAGATCGGCTGAGCCGCTAAGTCCTTCAAGAATGAAGAGTCATACGTATCATTCCAGAACAGGACGATAAACAAATTGTGCACGAAAGCGGCAACGAGCGGAATCGCTTGGAACGGGTACACCGACTTGCGCTCCTTCGTCCAATCCATCGCGGTATACAGCAGCCAGACCGGAATGAAGAACCAGGAGAACGCCCAGTCATGCACCGTAACGAGCAGTAAGCTCTGAATGGTGAAGCTTGCGGCCAGCAGCCAAGCGAGCAGCGTATTCGGCCTTCTCAGCCAATAGAAGCCAAGTCCTACAACCATGATTGCAAAAGCAACAAAGCTGAACTTGCTGAATTCCGTCGAGTTATACCATTGTAAGCATGTAAATATGAGCAGGGTGATGATAAACAGGTAGCGGCTCTTAATGAGCCACGTTAACAGCAGTCCCGCTGTTCCCCACACGATGAACGACGTTACGTCGTAGGCTTGCAGATTGAACATTTGCCCGACGAGCACGATGCCTGCGCCGAAGGTCAGCAAGCCGAGCCCAATCAGCGCAACACCGAGTTTATCATGGCCTCTTCTGCGAAAAGCTTCGCCGGATGTATAGAAGCCGATCATCGTCACCGCTATGATGAGAAGCCGAATAAGCTGCGGGATATGCTGCCAGTTCGCAGCGACAAAGCTGAGTATTCCCAGTCCGACGAGAATGCTGCCTAGCAGCGGAATGATGCCGATCGCACGATTCTGCTCCGGATATAGCGCCAGTATGCGCTGATATTGCTCTGTTGTAATAATGCCTTTCTGCGTCCATGTCTGTCCTTCTTGCTGCAGCCACTTTCGATCCATGTGCGGCACCTCTTTCTTGCTTCTTACTTTCAGTATAGTCATCGTCCGAGCAAAACATAGTACTAACTTTCCCTAGTACCGGCGATCTGTACGCATACCAATCTACTAGAGCTCTCAGGATATTTTTCGACAAAAAACAATCATTGACAGTAGCTCATTATCGAAGTACCATGACCACATATCATGCCGTACAAGTCTATTCCAAAGAAGCGAGCTAGTCTGAAGTTGCAGGAAGCTTGCCGATTGTCAGTCTGACGTCGACAAGCATGTAATTAACCAGAGTTAGGAGAGATGCTTCAATGCTTAACCCGGTAGTTGCACCAGGAGAGCTTACGGACACAGACCGATTTATTTTTGAATCATGGGGATATATTGTTATTCCTGACGTACTTAGTCCCGAAGAAGTGCAGGCATGTTTGGAAGCTTCCAAACGCATTCACGATGCAGCTGGAACCGATGGGTTCGGACAAGTTGGCCGAGGTTATGAAACGGAGCTCGCACTTGAGAAGCTGATGGATCATCCGGCTGTGATGCCGAAAGTAAGGGGTATCTACGGTGATCGCTTCATTATGCAGTCCGGCTGGAATACGAAGCAGCCTGCCTTTGGCCCGGTGGGCGGTTGGCATCAGGACGGATCAGGAGCTTATGACTTCAAGAAGCTGAGCTTCCATATTCCGCTGCTTCAGCTTCGGGCGTCGTTCCTGCTGACGGATCAGACGAAGCCGAGAATGGGTAATATGGAGCTGATTCCGGGCAGCCACCGCGCACAAGTGCCGATGCCGGATTCGATA
This window harbors:
- a CDS encoding LTA synthase family protein, with protein sequence MPIRQLKRLLQMRPFLFFTLILVVKSMLAYLVIFDGGPSWTLFITELPFFWLLFCLIEWFATKRKLALYVTANLFVTAILFAVIMYYKYFGIIVTYHALEQANQVTAVKSSVFSLLDPYYLFIFLDIIVFIVLLFRKSKLQNWKKFSQVPLNKAVVSLVFICSLALCLFNILPNRASMNELVKAEDMGILNYELYTIFADAKMPEIPMADINQQTIDQEKGITEPQSPKYWKSASGKNLIIVQMEAFQNFLIDLKIDGHEITPNMNKLAHEHLYFPNFYQQVGQGNTSDAEFVVNTSFYTPPTGAASMVYTDRKLPSLPRLAEENGYQTATFHTNVVDFWNRKELYKALGWGKYYDQTFFGTDDMVFFGPSDEVLYKKTAEQFSTMEKSGKPFYSQLITMSSHHPFTIPKGKYKLELPDRYDGTFVGDYIRAQNYADYSLGLFIDDLKKRGLWDNSVFVIYGDHLGLPIYSLDNDDKALMHEIYGRDYGITDMINIPLIISSPGIQEPHQVLPQLGAQSDIMPTVSNLLGFSLADHIHFGQDLLNQTSNTLPERYYLPSGSLITNHELFIPGTDYKDGTHHPLKGTVQPNSTTSEDQYNRALKLLQLSDSYVSQLPPVDQP
- a CDS encoding MFS transporter — encoded protein: MNSMRAMVSSLRLQLGPRAWHNFSYDVTASLLFSFFNVVFNQFYVPMAIQQDASNIQVGLLSAAPAIGLLFSPIWAGLIERSNSPKPFVVVPNFIARALILLPAFFGVPLVYVCAALMFHMLMGIQAPAYASLVVRMYPPEHRGKLMGNTRVAMGLIMIPTAFFIGKWTDVSGPTGPLLFASVTGVISILVFNQVKARKIPPASGGQAKKSASFREQLQLIKQNPEIGIFFLACMFSGFGNLLANPLYQIFQVNRLELTNTEIGFARIAYFSCLLVSYLIVGSVIDKLSAKHTVVYGFAAFATVPLLYAFFGNYPAVLIGSGMQGIGDAIWDIGFLSYMLRLAKGREVIVFGLHLMLFGIRGTIGPLLSTTLSGVIPIADILYASAIFGVAGVLTFALFSRKASGRMQEAERV
- the yhbH gene encoding sporulation protein YhbH; protein product: MADKNGTLFTVSREDWSLHRKGHQDQARHQQKVREAIKQNLPDLVSEENIVMSDGKHVIKVPIRSLDEYRFVYNFNKNKHVGQGDGDSQVGDVLGVDPASAQKGGKGENAGDQPGDDIVEAEISLAELESMLFEELELPFLKQKDRDQLETKEIRFNDIRKKGIMSNIDKKRTILENLKRNATHGTPGIHGISPDDLRYKTWEEIIKPQSNAVILAMMDTSGSMGSFEKYVARSFFFWMTRFLRHQYENVEIVFIAHHTEAKEVTEEEFFTRGESGGTICSSAYIKAIDIIDSRFPPSIYNIYPFHFSDGDNLTSDNERCVKLIGELLKRANLFGYGEVNQYNRSSTLMSAYKHINLPNFMHYVIREKGEVYNALKSFFRKRELVV
- a CDS encoding GDYXXLXY domain-containing protein, encoding MTTNNRLKRGGSFWLIVLVAMQLLFLTGIVLYHYSALWVGKEIRLQTVPVDPRDQLYGDYVQLNYKINNADWSKWKAEGRKAERGDNVYVLLQETGTGGLYEMQGVYRSKPAHKSGEVVLRGRVQYTTDQTIRIHYGLEQYYVAENTGQSLEERARSGDLVIDVKAAPWGSVVIERIEP
- a CDS encoding DUF2157 domain-containing protein, with the protein product MDRKWLQQEGQTWTQKGIITTEQYQRILALYPEQNRAIGIIPLLGSILVGLGILSFVAANWQHIPQLIRLLIIAVTMIGFYTSGEAFRRRGHDKLGVALIGLGLLTFGAGIVLVGQMFNLQAYDVTSFIVWGTAGLLLTWLIKSRYLFIITLLIFTCLQWYNSTEFSKFSFVAFAIMVVGLGFYWLRRPNTLLAWLLAASFTIQSLLLVTVHDWAFSWFFIPVWLLYTAMDWTKERKSVYPFQAIPLVAAFVHNLFIVLFWNDTYDSSFLKDLAAQPIWFVLTLALLCGLSLAGKYRSGRLSSGVDWILALPFFYLAHGADAAYLITLFLFSLYLLWRGYAEEWAVKINLGTILFLTSTMAAYGKLAWDFMDKSIFFIIGGVLLLVLSWFLNRRKKQFLTELHEEEEHRNDDK
- a CDS encoding phytanoyl-CoA dioxygenase family protein; protein product: MLNPVVAPGELTDTDRFIFESWGYIVIPDVLSPEEVQACLEASKRIHDAAGTDGFGQVGRGYETELALEKLMDHPAVMPKVRGIYGDRFIMQSGWNTKQPAFGPVGGWHQDGSGAYDFKKLSFHIPLLQLRASFLLTDQTKPRMGNMELIPGSHRAQVPMPDSIRKEKGDISIGHVICAKAGDVLLFHNAVWHRTYAHDGDYDRYTMHYIYSPPWVKPSDRLQNSQSFLDRTTPLRRALMGEFHRPDAPFGAGYEPPPFDAPGE